The Metabacillus litoralis genome contains a region encoding:
- the fdhA gene encoding formaldehyde dehydrogenase, glutathione-independent, with translation MKNRAVAYMGPGKVEVQDIGYPDLVLRDGPGVNPLNVGRKCNHGVILKVVTTNICGSDQHMVRGRTTAPSGLILGHEITGEVIEVGSDVEFIKKGDLVSVPFNIACGRCRSCKERDTHICENVNPDRPGSAYGYVDMGGWVGGQSEYVMVPYADFQLLKFPDKDQAMEKIKDLTMLSDIFPTGYHGAVSAGVKPGSTVYIAGAGPVGLAAAHSAQLLGAAVVIVGDLNGERLAQARSFGCETVNLREHPDLGEQIEQILGTPEVDCAVDCVGFEASAHGANAGEAPATVLNSIMTVTRAGGRLGIPGLYVTGDPGGIDEDAKIGTLKVRLGLGWAKAHTFVTGQTPVMQYHRELMTAILSGRAQIAKAVNATVISLDEAPRGYQEFDKGAARKYVIDPHGLVKN, from the coding sequence ATGAAAAACAGAGCGGTAGCATATATGGGACCTGGAAAAGTAGAGGTCCAGGACATAGGATATCCTGACTTAGTATTAAGAGATGGCCCTGGTGTAAATCCATTGAATGTTGGTCGAAAGTGTAACCATGGCGTTATTTTAAAGGTTGTTACAACAAACATTTGTGGTAGTGATCAGCATATGGTGAGGGGAAGAACAACTGCACCTTCGGGGTTAATTCTTGGACATGAAATCACCGGGGAAGTCATTGAAGTAGGAAGCGATGTTGAATTTATTAAAAAAGGAGACCTTGTATCCGTTCCATTTAACATCGCTTGTGGTCGTTGTCGTAGCTGTAAGGAACGCGACACTCATATATGTGAAAATGTAAACCCTGATCGTCCAGGCTCAGCATATGGATATGTTGATATGGGGGGATGGGTCGGAGGTCAATCCGAATATGTAATGGTACCATACGCTGATTTCCAACTTTTAAAGTTCCCAGATAAAGACCAAGCTATGGAAAAAATTAAAGATTTAACCATGCTATCAGATATCTTTCCAACAGGCTATCACGGGGCAGTAAGTGCAGGAGTGAAGCCAGGCTCAACTGTTTATATCGCTGGTGCTGGTCCAGTTGGTCTTGCAGCAGCACATTCTGCACAATTACTAGGTGCAGCAGTTGTTATTGTTGGAGATTTAAATGGTGAGAGACTTGCTCAAGCAAGAAGCTTCGGATGTGAAACAGTAAACCTACGTGAACATCCAGACTTAGGAGAACAAATCGAGCAAATCTTAGGTACACCAGAAGTAGATTGTGCTGTGGATTGTGTTGGCTTTGAAGCATCAGCTCATGGAGCAAATGCTGGTGAAGCACCTGCAACTGTATTAAACTCAATTATGACAGTTACACGTGCAGGAGGGAGACTTGGTATTCCGGGATTATATGTAACAGGTGACCCAGGCGGAATTGATGAGGATGCAAAAATTGGAACATTAAAGGTACGACTTGGATTAGGATGGGCGAAAGCACACACGTTTGTTACAGGTCAAACACCAGTCATGCAATATCATAGGGAATTAATGACAGCGATATTAAGTGGTAGAGCACAAATTGCAAAAGCCGTTAATGCCACTGTTATTTCACTTGATGAAGCTCCAAGAGGTTATCAGGAATTTGACAAAGGTGCTGCAAGAAAATATGTCATTGATCCACACGGACTTGTGAAAAACTAA
- the xerS gene encoding tyrosine recombinase XerS: MATESQQQHYRKLQLLLKELPWYVEEYIDHKRRKLSAASLLNYCHDYKIFFNWIISEQLYNGNLKEIPLDLLETLTVQQVEGFLYALQYELHNKEITVNRKLSALKSLFNYLQNIAETRDLKPYIQRNVMAKIEFNELKDSMETIANKMEGKILIGDEYEKFRRFIAHDYGEVCKENKKLFNFYRLNQERDTAIVSLILGSGLRLSEVVNLDLEDIDFTKFSARVIRKGNKEQYVYFSKIAMDDLQEYLKIREARYLVEKSNKALFVAAAMGPKGKSRRLTARSIEKLIEKYAAAFGKPSLSVHKLRHSFATRYHSEINDVPKLRRQLGHSSIQTTMIYTHIRNDDLKSAVDRMDMPKEQ; the protein is encoded by the coding sequence ATGGCTACAGAATCACAGCAACAACATTATCGTAAGCTTCAACTATTGCTAAAAGAATTACCGTGGTATGTTGAAGAATATATTGATCATAAACGGAGAAAGCTTTCAGCAGCATCATTACTGAATTACTGTCATGATTATAAAATTTTCTTCAATTGGATCATCTCAGAGCAACTTTATAACGGTAATCTTAAGGAAATTCCTTTGGATTTACTGGAAACATTAACAGTACAACAAGTTGAAGGCTTTTTATATGCTTTGCAATACGAACTACATAACAAAGAAATTACAGTAAACCGAAAATTATCAGCATTAAAGTCCCTTTTTAATTATTTACAAAACATTGCTGAAACGCGTGACTTAAAACCTTATATCCAGCGTAATGTGATGGCAAAAATTGAATTTAATGAGCTTAAGGATAGTATGGAAACGATTGCAAACAAAATGGAGGGCAAAATCCTCATTGGTGATGAGTATGAAAAGTTTCGTCGTTTTATTGCTCATGACTATGGTGAGGTTTGTAAAGAAAACAAGAAGCTTTTTAACTTTTATCGATTAAACCAAGAGCGTGATACTGCGATTGTATCACTTATATTAGGTTCAGGCTTACGTCTTTCAGAGGTCGTAAATCTTGATTTAGAAGACATTGATTTTACTAAGTTTTCCGCACGTGTTATTCGTAAAGGAAATAAAGAACAATATGTCTACTTCAGTAAAATTGCGATGGATGATCTTCAGGAGTATCTAAAAATAAGAGAAGCTCGATATCTTGTGGAAAAAAGCAATAAGGCTTTATTTGTAGCAGCAGCAATGGGACCAAAAGGCAAATCCAGACGCCTGACAGCACGTTCAATAGAAAAGCTTATTGAAAAATATGCTGCAGCGTTTGGAAAGCCGTCCCTATCGGTTCATAAGTTAAGACATTCATTTGCTACGAGGTATCATTCTGAGATTAATGATGTACCTAAACTTAGAAGACAATTAGGCCATTCCTCTATTCAAACAACAATGATCTACACACATATAAGAAATGATGATTTAAAAAGTGCTGTAGATCGTATGGATATGCCGAAAGAACAGTAA
- a CDS encoding VOC family protein, protein MVVNYLGAVFIRVSNLDQSITFYSDVLGLKLRDVEQWENGRGANYLISEHSPLLTLIETTETITPHKHPTFNLNCDHIEDLYSKLKEKEIKVGELNHWSSGTNVHIDFDVYDPDGHAINLIEWHVIENE, encoded by the coding sequence ATGGTTGTTAACTATTTAGGAGCCGTATTTATAAGAGTAAGTAATTTAGATCAATCAATTACATTCTATTCAGATGTATTAGGCTTAAAACTGCGAGATGTTGAACAGTGGGAGAATGGAAGGGGAGCAAATTACCTGATCAGTGAACATTCTCCCTTGTTAACGTTAATTGAAACGACTGAGACGATTACTCCTCATAAGCATCCAACCTTTAATTTGAACTGTGATCATATTGAAGATCTCTATTCAAAATTAAAAGAAAAAGAAATCAAGGTAGGGGAATTGAATCATTGGTCCTCTGGTACAAATGTACATATCGATTTCGATGTTTATGATCCAGATGGTCATGCCATCAATCTTATAGAATGGCATGTCATTGAAAATGAATAG
- a CDS encoding VOC family protein, giving the protein MSIILNKVGAIFIPVSDIKKAREWYCSLLNLEPTYEILLDHLCCIPMDNNGLNIVLDSKIYTKDSYARTPMFHFNTDDIHQAYQFMQEKGVEIVTNIEHGHSFNIKDPDGNMLMICKIS; this is encoded by the coding sequence TTGAGTATTATCTTAAATAAAGTTGGGGCCATTTTCATACCAGTAAGTGATATAAAAAAAGCTCGAGAGTGGTATTGCTCACTATTAAACTTAGAGCCTACATATGAGATTTTATTAGATCACCTTTGCTGCATACCAATGGACAATAATGGATTAAACATTGTCCTAGATAGTAAGATTTATACGAAGGATTCTTATGCAAGAACACCTATGTTTCATTTTAATACAGATGATATTCATCAAGCCTATCAGTTTATGCAAGAAAAGGGAGTGGAAATTGTGACAAACATTGAGCATGGACATTCTTTTAATATTAAAGATCCTGATGGGAATATGCTGATGATTTGTAAAATTTCATAA